The DNA window GCAGGCCCACGGAGTACGCTCCAAATTGATTGGCGAGAATTCTGCTTTGGGCTGTGGGTGGTCCTCCTCTCAACGCATGGCCAAGGATTGTCAAGCGGACATCGTACCCTGTTCTCTTTCTTATTTCTTCAGCAATTAGAGAGGAGTCTCCTGCGCCCTCAGCCTTTACTATTATTTCTGAGGTTTTTCCCTTTTCCCGACCTCCTTTAAGCTTTTTGCAAATCGATTCTAAATTGAACTTGATCTCTGGAACAAGAATGAACTCGGCGCCTTCAGCAAAACCTACGGCAAGAGCCAGAAAGCCTCTTTTTCTGCCCATGACTTCAACCACAAACACTCGCTCATGAGAAGTCGCTGTATCACGAATTCTGTCTATTATGAAAAGGGCAGTGTTGAGGGCAGTGTCGAAACCGATGGTGGTGTCCGTGCCCGCAACGTCATTGTCTATTGTTGCA is part of the Candidatus Bathyarchaeia archaeon genome and encodes:
- a CDS encoding 6-phosphofructokinase, with product ATIDNDVAGTDTTIGFDTALNTALFIIDRIRDTATSHERVFVVEVMGRKRGFLALAVGFAEGAEFILVPEIKFNLESICKKLKGGREKGKTSEIIVKAEGAGDSSLIAEEIRKRTGYDVRLTILGHALRGGPPTAQSRILANQFGAYSVGLLLKGAEKNMVGTKGQRMVSVDLDDSWKRRKDLDKHLYRLAEILSS